In Mustela lutreola isolate mMusLut2 chromosome 4, mMusLut2.pri, whole genome shotgun sequence, the genomic stretch AATGAAATTGTGTAAGAGAAAGTTTagtgtgggaaaaggagaaggtcTAGGATGAGGCCTTAGGGAACCCAATGTTCAAGGCCAAGTAGAGGAGGTTGATTGCAAAGGAGATGCAGGAAATCAGAGATGTTAACAACAGCTATGAAATACTAtgagagcattttatttttacagttactttttaaaaaatattttatttatttatttgagagagagagtgagagagagcatgagaggggagggggtcagagggagaagcaaacttcctgctgagcagaaaccctgaggtgtgtgggactcgatcccaggactctggatcatgacttgagctgaaggtagttgcttaatcagctgagccacccaggcatccctacagtTACTTTTATAATTGggcggaattttttttttttcaagatccatccatttattctggtggtggggaggggacagagggagagggagagagagaattcccaggcagattccctgctgagagcagagcccaacatggggctctatcccacaactccgagatcacgacaggagccaaaatcaagggccCAATGTTTAatagactgagctacccaggtgcccctattgggTGAAAATTTTtagttaaggggaaaaaaaccctttttatGGCTCCTTGAACTTAATTAACTTTCTAGATTTTGAGAAAAACAGTACCTGAGGGCAAGAggtgatattcaaaatatataagtagCAGGACTTTAGAGTACCAATACTTGGATggcagctggaggaggaaggggtcTCAGAGGCTCCAGCTAGGGAGCCCTCTGCCCAGCTGTAACCCTATGGTTGCTGGATCACGAAGTAGAAAGAGGCTGGATGGCAGGAGGAAATCTGGAAGGAATCTTGGAAAATAGCTATTTCATGATTGCTACCGATTACCATCCCTGCCTAAGGGTCCTCACCTAAGGATCCCACCAGCTCCTTCCCCCGCTATTGTCTGCCTGCTCATGGCCAACCTCCAAACTCTTTTCTCTAGCACACCAGTTTATtcaccatttcttcctttttttaaaagtaatctccatgcccatcatgggcttgaactcactaccccgAGTTCAAGAGTCATACgccctaatgactgagccagtcaggcacccctggtcaTCATTTCTTGAGAATGCCTCACCTTTTCATGTCCTCATGATCTTCCCTATGCCTAGAATATCTTTCTCCCTCTTGTTTGGCAAATGTCTTTGCATCTTGATAGGCCCAGGTAAAATATCTCCTCCTCTATAAAGTCTTCCCTGACTTCCCAAGGCAGAATTAACTGCCTCTTCATCATTGTTCCTTGCACTTTATACATACTTTTATCATAGCATTTTCACACTGAATTGTGGTCTTTGTTCTGTCTCCTTTGCAAAGTTGTGAACTCCTTGAGGACTAGGACTATGTCCCATTCGTTCTTGTACCCCAGCATCTAAAACAATGCCTGGTGTGCAGGCACCtaaaagttgtttgtttgtttcgttttgtttatttcttgaaTGACTCTCAATGGGAATGCAAAGTTAGAAGAAGGCCTAGTCTATCCTTTCACCCAATTTGCTATTTAAAACTcagcaacaggggcgcctgggtggctcagtcactaagcatctccctttggctcaggtcatgatcccaggattctgggatcgagcccttcattggtctccctgctcagtgggaagcctgcttctccttctcccactccccctgcttgtgttctctctctcactgtctttatctctgtcaaataaataaataaaatctttaaaaataaataaataaaactgagcaACAGTCCTGATGCATGCTACAACATTTATGAAACTGGAAAACATTATGAcaagcaaaagaagtcaatcgcaaaagaccacatattatatgattccagtTTTATGAAATGTCCAGCATAGGCAAagccatagagacagaaagtagattagggggttgaggggaaggggagaaaaaaggagtAATAGCTCACAAGTATAggatttctttttgaggtgataaaaatgttctagaattagttGTGATGATGGCTGCACCATTctgtgaatataaaaattattcaattgTTCACATTAAGGGCGTAAATTATATGACGTGTGACTTATTTCTCAATAgcactgttctttaaaaaaacacctcAGCAACTTCTCCCACTGTGTCTGATTTAAAGGGAAGGTTCAGATGTTTGCTGCTGGGGAGGAAAATGGACAGCCTGGGAGTGAATGTGGAGGGTAAGTGAAGTGTGTGGTTATTGTGGGGGTTGACATAAGTGGAAATCAAGTTGAGTCCTTGTGATAGAATGGGCCGCAGAATATTTCAGAAGGAGGGGTTCTGGTGAAAACGGAAACCACTTCAATGAAATCAGGTTTCAGCAAAAAAAGGATGAGGTTAGCTTGAGAAGAGTGAAATTTTACTTTGAAACTCGTGACGGAGTATGGTCTCCTCACTTGGCCTGGGAATCGTTAAAGAGGAAAGAGTTATAATAGATAATATAGCATATCATATAACATATCCTATAGACATGGGTGGCAATTCTTATACACTTAGCCTAGAAACCCAGTATCTCTAAAGTAGGGAGCTTAAAAGGGGGGCTGTTCTCCTTTTCCCAGGTTGGGTCCTCCTGGGAGGTCAGATGTCATGGTGCTGGGTCTATGTACTCTGAAGCCATCTGAACACTGGGTccgccacttaccagctgtgatGCCTCAGGCAAGTCACTCAATCTCCTTCTGTGCTTCCATTTTCTCTACTGTAAAGGGGGGTGATGATAGCACCTTCCTCACAGGACTGTTGTAAGGATTCAATCAGATCACATATGAAGAACTTAACACAGTGTccaatgaaggggcgcctggctggttcagtcgtaAAGCATGGGGCTCTTGATCTTGAGGCCAGAGgtccaagccccatgttgggaataGAACTtacttaggaaacaaaacaaacaaaacaaaagcaaaacacagtGCCCCTAACACAGTGAGGACGAGAAGAAGGCAGTCCCCAAAATGAGTGACAGCTTAGTATCTAGAGCTGCAATTGTTGGAGAAGTAGCTGTTCCCTGGAGAGCCTGAGAGAGATTAGGGAAGAGGTAACAACGAGGCCTGGTGGCAGCTGGAGCTGCGGTGGCCGTAGCGgcaaggggaggtgggggtgtcAGGTCTGGGTGGTGGCTGGGAAATGGTCTGAGAAGAGTTAGCAGTGTCATTGCTCAACCTGGCCGGTGGGGCTCATACTTCCTGTTTTCAGTGTCTGTGAGCCCTGATGCTGGAACAGCTCATGTTGGAACAAGATCTTTCTTGGCCCCTGGATGGGTGGGGGAGACACACAGAGGCTGAAAAGCAACTCAGTCTGGGCTGGGCCCCTTAGCTTCACATCATGCCTTTTCTTTCTGGCAAGTTCCAGCTCCCACAAAGCCCACTAATGCAGTCCTGGGGTGGAAGAGTAAAGGAGGTTCCCACTCGGTTCTATGAGAATTTACATAGTTTGGTAATAACAGCCATCGTGTCTTTGTCTTTACTAGCTTCCAGGATTTGTGAACTCATGCATCCTTATAACATTCCTAGGAGGTAAatattattatctctttttttacagatggggaaactggggcACGGAGACGTTACAAGTCTTTCGCAAGGCACACAGCTAGTGTCAGAACCAGGATTCTAGTCCAGACCACCTGACTATGAAATCCATGCTCTGAACCATTGTATCACAATAAATAAGACAACATGTTAGATTATAGGGATGAAATGCAGAATACTCTGGatccctgccctccaggggcCCATGGTCTAGGGAACCTCTGAACAGGAAGAACTTGCAATCTCAAACTCCACTCAGGAAACTGACTCTTCATGCAAAGAACACATACTGACTGTATCTTGAATTTACTTGGCCCTTCACATATTCTGGCCAGTTGTCCCCGAAGGATCTCAACCAGGAGTGCTTATCAGAACCACCTGAGGAGCTTCTGTAAATTCACAAGCCCTGGCACCAGCCCCAACCTGAATCACCCACAGTCTCTATGGGTGGGGCATCagcatgcatatattttttaaaaaggtaatcaGGTGACTTGTTAAGAAACACTGTCCAAACCCAATAACATAGCTTGGAAACTCCAGCATTTTAACATCCAGCTGTATCTCCCCatttgccttcttcttcttcttttttttttttttttttttttaagattttctttattgacttgacaaagagaaagagcacaagcagggggagcaatagtgggagagagagaagcagactccccgttgagtagggagcccaatgagggatgcgggactcaattccagggccctggaatcatgaccagaggcaAAGGCAAATgctcagtgactgagccatccaggcactacTTGCCGCCTGCTTTCTACACCCTAGTTCTTCAGAAACCTATGTTTGATTCAAAATGTGTGGTCACCTCCATTAGGATAACACCTAGCTTTAGATTCCGAGTCCCCTAATATTAGGGATCATAGTGACTGGTCATGAGCTCCGTCAACACACTGAGGAAACTTAGTACCAGCTCCTCACACAGATGATGGGAAATTGTTTTCTGGAACAGAAACAGAATGCCACACTCAAGCTGGGCTGGGTTTGATATCAGCAATTTTCACTCATGCAGATATTCTCCTTGGTTGAGGTCAGCCCCAGGATTGTTATGGGCAGAGTGGAGAGAATATGGCAGGACTTATCCTAGAGGATCACTGTGTACAGCTGTACAAGATGTGCACAAAGGCATCAGGCTAAGGAGGGAATTCATGGTTGTTATGTAGCCCACACACCAGGATGTATCTTATGTGCTATGGAGAACCTACTCTACAACTCTTCTAGCCTCTATTCCCAAAGCCCCACTAAGTACAGAGATTCAGCCCCCAAGAAACTTTAGGGTACACACTAtcattattttccactttttatgcTCCCCAACTCCCTCCCATACAAGTAccaagaaagaacaaaagttttcagaaaaatcacattttattgaCCTTTattcaaaattacaaaaatagatataaataaaaatagctgaatataattattaaatattcagtGTATAGGAGTGGGCCTCACCTCACCCAGTGAGGATTGGATAAACTCAGACAAAAGGTCAGAAGGGATAACTGGCCAAGAAAGAACATCTATGAAAAGTGAAACTGAAAATTTATTGCTGATCACAGGCATGCCCCAGAACGATATTTCATGGGCATGATCACATGACAGACCCAAGAGGCCCTAGGAGTGGCCCAGGACCTCTCCAGACAGACCCTTCTATGTGTCATCAGTCCATTCAGTTTAGGGAAATAGATTTGCAGTCACACACAGGGACACCAGCTGTTACACTGACAGCCCCATGCACAAGTGTGCACACATATACACCCATATATAATATTTCCTGATACATTCATGGAATGTCAGAGCCCTTCCCTCAAGTCATTAGTGTCTCCACTCCCCAAGCCACTGTTCCACAGTGGCCAATCTCCCTCAAGAGACCTCAGTTCTTTTCGGCTTCCTAATTGAGAAATTATTTGTTTCCCAACAGTAGGCCTCATGAATGCCTGCTGTTGGGGGTTCTGGCTCTCCTTCTACCCATGCACAggaaatggcatttttttctctccaggaGGCTTCAgttcagaaaaagataaacaactgGTCAACAACCGTCCTGGGTCAGGGCCATCCCTCCATCCTGGCCCCGGGGACTCTGGGGACTCAGCACCCAGGCCTGTAGCTGAGGATCAAGCTATTGTCACTCCCCTGGGGGGGCAGCACACGTAAAAACCATCTCTTCGAGAGCCTGTCTTTCTCAGGTTCTCCCTTATATAGAGCCGAAGCAGATGCTTCTGCTGCAAAAATGACAGCCAACGTGGGAGTGGGTGGTACCCCTCGCTTCCcttggctccctggggagcctcaGAGGGTTAGGCCATTCTGTTGCCTGGAGTGCATGTGGATCCAAGGCAGGAAGTGTGAGACCCTTGTGTAGACGCCTGGCTTGTACTTCATGGCACAACCACTGCCCCAGCTCACAATCCCCGTCAGAGTCAGGCGGCCTTGGATAGAGCAGACCAGGGGGCCCCCGGAGTCTCCCTGTTAAGCCAAAGACATAGAAGGTGAGCCCTgggaaaagggaggagggggTCATCTGATCCAATCACCCAGTCATGCccgagacagagagaaaaaggagaatatCTTAGAATCCCCAAGTCCTTAGTGGCTCCCCATTTCCTACCATTTCAAGTTTAAAATCCTCCGCTTGGCTTTCAAAGCCCTGCTATCTGCCCCAACTCCATCTACGCTCTCAGACCCTTTTCCTTGCCATCCTGGAATACACCATGCTCAGGCTTGGTTTTGTATCTTTCAACAGGAACggtctcctttcttccctctgcctccccaaatTCTTCCAGTCACCTTCTCTCTAAAGCTTTCCCTTTATGACCACCTCACAGGTACTAACCTCCAGCTCCTAAACACTGATCATTTACAATTCATACCATATCCTGAGCACTGAGTTGTATTATTTTCTagtgttttcctctttcttatggtcctattcccttcccttctccagtctgaagtgcctagcacagagccaggCCTATGACAAACGTTTGGTAAACGCATAAAAATTAGTTTAAACTAAGACCTGAGCTCCTAATTCTGACTTCTTGGGGCTTTGGCTGGAGAGGGGCTCTCAGAAGCTGGCAGGGATAGGCCCAGGAGCCCAGGGGAGATTTGGGGGTGACAGGAAGAGAGGCTGGAACTCTCACCTGGCAGGAATCTGTTTCCCACTGTGGATCAGCGGCACACAGCATTTTGGTGGTAACTTCAGAGCCATAGTAGTGTGGCTGCTGACACTCCTGGTGGGAAACCAGCTTCACAACAGTCATTTTTAGCTGCTCTGGATAGAGATAGTCAGCTAGATGGAGGAAACAAGGAGAAGTTTACTTTAAGATGCGTCTGTACAGCCTTCCCACAGGGACTCTCTGCCAGGGAAGGACCAAAAAGTGTCCCTACGAGGGAAAGCCTTTATTCTTTCCCCCACAGATCTGAGTCTTTACCCCATGTATACCCCCTCACACATACCCCCATCTGTTTACCTTTAGGGCCCATCACTCCCTAAATGGTGCTCcccactccatccctggactATCTACTACCTCCACAGTGCTCCCATCTCTATCTCCACAGTCCAGTCTTGATCAAGTTGAGCTCACTTCCAGGTTATAACATTCCCCCAGGACCCTCTGAGCCAGCCCTAAATGTCACTTACTGTCATTCTCTTTTCCAAAGCCAGCAATCTCACAGCTCATGCCGAAATTAGCATCTCCACGCACTGGAGGCAGACAGATGGTTTGTATGGACCTGGATGGATGTGCACACTGGTCCGTGTTGGAGCGGATCTTcagcagggctgggggaagagggatGCAGGGGAGGTAAGGGGGGAAGATCTCTACCTGGCCAGGTGGtcaccctctctcccctccaaatgCTGAAGGACTGGATGTCTATCCCCAAATCATTTAGGGTCAGAGGCCATCCTGGAAAGTCTGCTGGCAGCTTATTACCTGAAACAAGCCTCTCCTGTCCCATGCCTCAAGGGTTTTGTTCCAGCTGCTGACATGAGCCTTGGCCAGCCAGGGCTGGTCTATATAGATGTATGGGTGGCTGAGGCAGATGGGCTAAATTCAGCTCAATGCTCTAAGTTCCAGATCCTGGAACAGGCAGAGGTTGTATCCAACAAAAGAAGGGGCCCCCCCACCCATGTCACATGCTTACCGGGCCATTGCCATCTTGAGGAGGCTAAATGTTTGGAAATTCAAGGTTTCTGCAGAGGAACAGTAGGCCTCTCCCATATGTCCTTCTGCTGTATAAAGCAGGATCTCTAGCTCCCCTACAACCTCAACCTCCCATTTGGGTCTCTTCTTGGACGCCTCTTCCTCCAACCATCATCATTATGGCAGATAAGGGCTTTCTACTCACCAATATCATTGTGGTGAGCAAGGCTGTCAGCATTGTAGTCCTCATGCAAGATGAGCTTCTCCACCTCAAACATCATCTCCCCAGGTGTCCTGGAGTTACGCTTTGACCGACCCAGGTAGACAATGTAGTCCTCCTTCTTCGGGTGATTACTGTGGGAGGGGAGACTTGTCAGATAGTCAGATCTCATGAGATCTCATCTCGTCCCCTCCCCTCAAGGTGGCCTCAGAGCAGGACTTGCACCCAAGGCCATGGCCTGCACGGGAGGGGCCTAAGAGGGTAGAATTTAAGTGGCATCCTTtgctgggaaggagaaggagatgtGTTTGGGGTAAGACAGGAGGGTCAGGGAGTAGAGATGGAGGACGTACATGAAGCAGTGTGTGGCGCTGAGCACCCAGCAAGGACTGATGAGGCTGCCACCACACAGGTAGGTGACAGAGCCTCCATGGTGCTTCCTGTAGATGGCGGCAAACCATGGCTGGTTCTCGATGGTGGTGAATTCTCCACCAATAATCTTAAAGCGAGGCCTCAGAGCCTTCTGGCCACATTGAAACTCAGCTTTTTCTGGAGTGAGGGGATTTTTtcctggagaagaaagagaaggatgtCTTGGGGAGGCAAGTAGGAGAATGTCTCTCTCTTGTCTTCTAACCTCCCAGTTTTCCAAGGCCAGGCAGGGTCCCTCCTCGACCCTCCTGTGATGGGATAAAAGGACATATGATCTTCCCTACTGTCAAAAACAGGTCAGTGACACTCACCAGAAGAGCATTCTGGCACCATGCACTCCCGGACAAGCTGCTTTAGGCCAACCTGCACATAGCACCAAGGCCTTCTATGGTTGTTTGGGTTCCTGGTAACACAGAAGGCGGGGGGTCATTCCAACCCAGAATACATCTCTTTCCCCTCCAGGGAAAAGTCAGCCAGAAGCTTGCTTTCCTCAGGCTATGGACAGCACTCAGGAAACACAGGAGGTGGTAGCAAGGGATCCTGGGGGGCTGTGAGAGGGTCTTTGCTGCCACCCCTCACCTGCAGTAGTTGTGTTTGCCCAGGCCCAGATGAAGGGCATCGGGTCTGAGGGCGTGGTACTCTTTCAGAAGAACAGTGGCAGAGTTCCAGGCCAGGCAGGGCCGGCCTATGATGTCAGTGTCGACCTTCCCTCGGTAAGAGTGACCATTCCCCTCAAAGCAGGTTTCTGTTGTATCTAGGGAAGAATGTGAGGATGAGAGAtattagaaagaagaggaaattcagACAGGCATTTTAGAGATCCTGTCAGGCCTCACATGAAGGCCCGGCAAGGAAACGCCAGAAAGGGTCTCACATTTGTGTGCCGCCAGAGATGCATGAAAGAGGATGGGGCGGGGTTTGACTGTGTATCACACCCAGGGCCGAAAATGTCCCCCACTCCACCTCCAGCTCCTGACTCCCGCCTGCTCTCCCACCCCACCgatctctccctgcccccaaatcTCTGGTGCCCCCTCCCGCCCAGTTAGAGTCAGGATCCCCATACCTATCTCGCAGTGTTCCCCTTGGAATTTCTTTGGACAGTTGCATCGATGAATGTTGGAGAAGTACTTGTAGGACACACAGGTTCCTCCATTCAGACAATGGCAGTTTGCTGGGGATCACAAAGGTGGCGTGGTCAGAAAGGAGCGTGGGAGGAGGCAAGGGGGAGCCAGCCCTGCAGCAGGGTCAGGGAGGGGCTGCCCCCTGAGGCTTTTCCAAGAGGTCTGTATAGTCAGATATTATGCAATGGGTGGATACTCACATGCACTAGACCCTGGGTGAAGTTCATGGCTTCCCTGGAAGAgatggaggggaggagaaaagtTCAGCAAAGGTCCCGCCGGCCTGGGACTCGAGGGAAAGGACAAACTGGCCCCAATCCCAAATCTCACCCTTTCCTCCGGCTCCCTCTCTCTTCACCTTGTTCATATCTAACTAGCCCTCACAGGGAAGATCATAGGTTTCTAGCAGGGAGAAACGGATTGACTCAAGCACACTTCACATACAGGGTGCAAGAAAGCGGGGTCGGGGGGGGCGGCGAACGACGTCTCTACGGCTTCTTCCTCCCTTCGCTGAAAGTGCGAACTCTCTAAGTTCTCAGGATTCCCACTGCCACACCTGTCCTGTTTTCCCCGAGATGGTCTGGTCCCGCCGTTGATGGAATCCAGAGGATTCCAGCTCCCTGTGCAGCcccgtccccccccccacacacacccgaGTGCCACCCCCCGCGCTGCTCGGGATCCTGCAAGCCCCCTCGGCCTGCTATAGGTCAAAGCGGGAAAGCCACTTACTTCGGAGTCGCTCACCACTAGGGCACAGAGGAGCAGGCACGCCAGCAGGACTCTCATGGTGGCGAGGCTGGGGCTCTAGGCAGCGGCTCTGCAAGGGAGGGAGAAAGTCAGCTTTACACAGAAGCCGAGGAGCGAGAAGGTGGGCCGGCTGGGTTAGCGCGGTTCAGGGCAGGAATCCCTAGGTCTCCTGCGGGGCGCACCGGCCGTGGCCAGGGCCCCCAGGCCTGCCGTCTCTCTCCGCTGGAGGCGCAGGGGTCCGAGCACCCACAGAGGGTGCACAGGCACCGCGAGCGGTGAGTCAGGCTCGGCAGCGGCGGAGCGGGGGCAACTGGGGACCGCCGAGGCAGccggggttgggggaagggacgCCCGCAGGAGCAGCTCTGCGCAATTGGGGTGGCCCGCACTCACCGGTAGCTGCGGCAGGAGGGATACCGAGCAGGGACGGCGGGATGCGTTGACACTCTGACAATCCGCGGGGCTCTGGGGCTTCCAGTCGCCGCGCTGTGCTGCCGGCCGGCTGCGGGGCTCTATATCAGGACCCGCCCCAGCCTGGCCCCGCCCCAGCCCGGGATCTCCCCAAcgcttccctttccctcagctTCCCTGGGGACTGGCGCGACCTGGACCCGTGGGCTTCCTCAGCCTTGACTGAGAGTGAGGGGCAGCGCGGTCGCCAGCGGAGGGGACGAGCGAGGTCTGAACAGAGAGACCTAGAGGTATCTCAATtcctcaccccctcctcccaTTCACCTGGCTTGGGCCCCACTCCAGGGCAGAGGCCTCCGAAACGCGCTAGAAAGACTCCCCTCCAGCTCTGCTGACTCTTCCCAGATCCCCTAAATCAGCTCTTCTCCAGTCTTTCCACCTTTGGCCCCCAACCGCCTAAGAGAGTGATTCCAAACCCTGGGTATAGGGGCATAGTGTGCAGCTCCTAGAGCTAAGCCTCTTTCTCAAAGTGAAAATGCActtgacaggggcacctggctggctcaatccgGGGAGCACCGGGGACTCTTCATCTCTGGATTGTGTGTTCCAGCCCCAGGTTGCGTataaaagattacttaaaaataaagtccttgaatgggacgcctgggtggctcagttggttggaccactgccttcggctcaggtcatgatcttggagtccggggatcgagtcccacatcgggctctcagctccacggggagcctgcttctctctctgaccttctccttgctcatgctctgtctcactttctctctctcaaataaataaatttaaaaaaaaaaaaaaagtccttgaaaagaaagaaagtacacaTGACACACGCTGGCTAACTCCTGCTGACAGGGTCTTCCAATAGTAGCTCCCCAAAATTCACCAACATAACCAGTGGATAAGACAAACCTCACGGAGGTAAGGACCTTTGGTAGTGGCTGGCAGGGGCAGCGTTTAGGCAAGATGGGATTTTACTGAGAATTTGCCAGTTTGGTTTAAGGGTGGTGTTTGAAAGTGACAGCTTGATAAGGATTGGCTATGGATCATGGTATAATATTATAGGATTGTGAGAACAAGTCTAAGGGCACAAACTATTGATGCTTTTTACTGAAATGTTGATGGATCTTCCAAAAAGCTCCTATAACAAGCAATCCCTTTATTTGCCTGGCCCAGAGTATAGGtagttaataaagaaaaaataataggaaagccttgttaacataggcagtaagctgtGGAGGGGTAGGAAGTTCTGTTTTCGCATCTGAGGAGAGGAACTGGGGAACTGGAGGACAAGAATgagatttatttttcactgtatgCCCTTTcgtgttatttaaattttttgaaagcttACCTTTGTATCCCCCATTCCAAAAGTCTCattatagatctttaaaaaatgcatatgtatTCTAGACTTCATCCTAAagccttgcttcttttttttttttttttaaagattttatttatttgacagacagagatcacaagtaggcagagaggcaggcagagagagagagaggaggaagcaggctccctgctgagcagagagcccgatgtagggctcgattccaggaccctgagaccaagacctgagccgaaagcagaggttttaacccactgagccacccaggcgccccaagccttgcttctaataagataaaataattgtttATCCAGCAAGATTGGCCTCCAGGAAGACAGACCATGTGTAAAGGACTCCACCCGCTCTTCCTGCCTGAGGGCAAGCTCACAGAACTGTATAGACACGCACAAGCACGTATTCCTCAGACACAGTTGAAGGAGCCCAGCAGGGACTTGGAAGCTCAGTCAACCCCAACCCTTTCCCCTAGTGTTGGGAATCAGGGCTTGGGGGGAGTCGCTTCTTTCTAAGCAGAAAGACTGTCCCCCCTAATGGGAGGAAAGGGGCTGAGTCCCTGTAACTCACCAGGGCCCTAAAGCCAGGCCCAAGGCTTGGTCCCTTTTTCGGCCTAGGCCTACAGCATTTTTTGTTGCTTGGACCTTGGGTCTGGATCCACTTGAGAGGGCCAAGAGGATGACGGGGAGAAAGCCATCAGAGTAGGGAAGAGGAATGcttctctgctctgctcctgTGAGAGGTATCAGGATGCCAGCCTCTGCTCCAGGTAAAGTGCAAGTTAACCATCGAGCTTTCGTGAGGAAAGTGACCCATTACCCTCTGTAGAGAGTTCTTCTGTGCCCAGCTGAGCTGCCAGCACCTCAGGGAAAGGACTGAGTCAGAGGTGCTATAGATCGCAGAGTGGACCTACTTCCTCTAAAAGCCTGAAGCATGTTTTGTTTGGATTTAGAACACATTAATTGCAAATAAACGTGAT encodes the following:
- the PLAU gene encoding urokinase-type plasminogen activator produces the protein MRVLLACLLLCALVVSDSEGSHELHPGSSASNCHCLNGGTCVSYKYFSNIHRCNCPKKFQGEHCEIDTTETCFEGNGHSYRGKVDTDIIGRPCLAWNSATVLLKEYHALRPDALHLGLGKHNYCRNPNNHRRPWCYVQVGLKQLVRECMVPECSSGKNPLTPEKAEFQCGQKALRPRFKIIGGEFTTIENQPWFAAIYRKHHGGSVTYLCGGSLISPCWVLSATHCFINHPKKEDYIVYLGRSKRNSRTPGEMMFEVEKLILHEDYNADSLAHHNDIALLKIRSNTDQCAHPSRSIQTICLPPVRGDANFGMSCEIAGFGKENDTDYLYPEQLKMTVVKLVSHQECQQPHYYGSEVTTKMLCAADPQWETDSCQGDSGGPLVCSIQGRLTLTGIVSWGSGCAMKYKPGVYTRVSHFLPWIHMHSRQQNGLTL